The segment CGCGTCTCGCGGTTGGTGCTGGCGAGTTTCAGGAGGAGGATGTTCAGGTTGCTGTGAAGCTGCCCTGGCGTCAGGCGGAAAATCTCGTGTTTTTCCCACACCTCAATACGGCGTGACAGCGCAAACTCCAATGATTCGCGATAGAAGTGTCTGCGGTCACGAAGCGCCTTAAGGGTATCTTTATAGATCTGATCACTGGGAACCACCCACAGCACCAACCCGGAACCGTTGCGGTTTTTCAGAATGGTTTGATAGACGAGGCCAAGGATCTGAGTAGCCAGTAAAGTCTTGCCGCCGCCGGTGGGCACTTTGATGCAAAATGTGGGGAGGTCCTTCCCGAGGCCGTTCTTGCGCGGATGATAGTCTCCTTTGATGAAGAACTGTCGCTTGGCATCGTCCCAAGCCCCAAGTGATGCATACCTGTTACCGGCTGCCTGCTGAGCCGCCAGCGCCTCCAGAAACAGCTTCACCTCCCGAATGACTCGCTCCTGGTAACGCTTCAGTTGCATGAGAGAAGTATCACTTTAGGTTGAATGGGACGATCATCGGCCGTACCGTCCGCCTCGTTGCTTGCTCAAACTTCGCCAGGTCGTCACGGTGGACCCATATTTTCTCACAGTACACCACCACGTTCCTATTCTTCTCCGTCTTATCGAGACCCTTGAGCCACTCCATGTCCAACCGGCGGTCTGCCTGACCGTCGGGCGTATAGAGCAGATAGTAGCTGGTCCCGTGATGTTCGCCGATCTTCCCGCTCTTCTCGTTCATCATCTTCCGCTCAAAATCCCGGCTCGTCTCCGTATAGAAGATGTACTTGGCCAACTCCTCATAGGCCGGCAACTGCTTGCCCCAATCGCGGTATTCCCCGAAGAGCGGCTTGCCGACACGGGCATAGGTGAAGGAACCGCCGAGACCTGCTACCTTTTCTCGACTCGTTTTCCCCCTCGCTCCTCGTTTTGTATAAGCGTACCCTTCAATGACCCTTTTCGTGCGTTCGGCTGTGATCATTCTGCAAATGTTAAGTTTTTCCTTTTCATGGTCCTTTGTATCGTAAGGAATCTGGACAAGGATAAACTTGCGCCTCCCGCCGTCGTCTTTGTTAATTTCCAAAACAGCGTGTGCGGTTGTACCACTGCCAGCGAAGGAATCCAAAACCAAATCGTCCGCTGATGTCGCAATCTGCAAGATGCGTTTTATCAACGCGACTGGCTTGGGTGTCGTGAATACTTCCATGCCGGAAAGGATCTGAAGGTATTCCTGTTTTGCTTCTTGAGTATGTCCAACGTCATCGTAATCCCACACTGTCTGAGGAATTAACCCCTCTTGAACCTCAGAAAGGAATCTTTTAATCCGAGGAACATTGTTGCCGTCCTCCCCCCACCAAATTCGTCCGTCCGCATCCATCTCCCAAAGCGTTTCTTCAGGCATCCGCCAGTAACTTCCGCCCGGCGGCCCCTTAATTACCCGTCCGCCCGGACAAGTAATCGAATACCGGCCCTTACTGTAATAGTTGCGGGCATCCAGTCCACCGGACCGCCATGGGCCTCTTGGATCATTGTCGGGGTTCGTATAATCAGCTTCTTGATCGGCCGTTCTCGGAAGCAAGTTGCGGTTCCATTCGCTTGCTTTTCTTGCGAAACAGAGAATGTAATCGTGACTCATTGAAAGGTGCTTGGACTGTTTAGGCCCGGTACTGTTTCGCCAAACGATTGTTGCTATGAAATTTTCTGGACCGAACACCTCTTCCATCAGCATCCGTAGGTGTGCAAGTTCGTCGTCGCCGATACTCACGAAGATCGCTCCGTCGTCACGAAGTAATTCCTTCAATAGCTGGAGGCGCGGGTACATCATACAGCACCACTTATCGTGGCGGGTAGCGTCCTCTCCTTCTTTGCCGACCGTCTGGCCGATCCACTCCTTGAACTGTGGTTGGGTGAGATTGTCGTTATAAACCCACCCCTCGTTGCCGGTATTGTACGGGGGATCGATGTAAATGCACTTGATCCGTCCTGCGTGAGTCGGAAGCAGCGCCTTGAGCGCGATGAGATTGTCGCCTTCGA is part of the Candidatus Methylomirabilota bacterium genome and harbors:
- a CDS encoding type III restriction endonuclease subunit M gives rise to the protein MPVLQFKGKTAIECYHHTVSHHTLEFDAALSVLGKGEKLGLDGNLIIEGDNLIALKALLPTHAGRIKCIYIDPPYNTGNEGWVYNDNLTQPQFKEWIGQTVGKEGEDATRHDKWCCMMYPRLQLLKELLRDDGAIFVSIGDDELAHLRMLMEEVFGPENFIATIVWRNSTGPKQSKHLSMSHDYILCFARKASEWNRNLLPRTADQEADYTNPDNDPRGPWRSGGLDARNYYSKGRYSITCPGGRVIKGPPGGSYWRMPEETLWEMDADGRIWWGEDGNNVPRIKRFLSEVQEGLIPQTVWDYDDVGHTQEAKQEYLQILSGMEVFTTPKPVALIKRILQIATSADDLVLDSFAGSGTTAHAVLEINKDDGGRRKFILVQIPYDTKDHEKEKLNICRMITAERTKRVIEGYAYTKRGARGKTSREKVAGLGGSFTYARVGKPLFGEYRDWGKQLPAYEELAKYIFYTETSRDFERKMMNEKSGKIGEHHGTSYYLLYTPDGQADRRLDMEWLKGLDKTEKNRNVVVYCEKIWVHRDDLAKFEQATRRTVRPMIVPFNLK